A genomic window from Companilactobacillus alimentarius DSM 20249 includes:
- a CDS encoding helix-turn-helix domain-containing protein, whose amino-acid sequence MTKLDYELKLKVVTEYLHGKSSVTLEKEFGISRFSVFNWVQRFRKDGTDGLKVRTASHEYDADFKLEVLQWKQKNHSTYSQAASYFDISNPGTIANWQRKYDDLGYEGLFRKNIQQVILDRKRLDELEHENKLLRLENSYLRRIKISTQLPATNLKSFGSSTY is encoded by the coding sequence TTGACTAAATTGGATTATGAATTGAAGTTAAAGGTCGTTACAGAGTATTTGCATGGAAAAAGCTCAGTGACATTAGAAAAAGAATTTGGTATTAGTAGATTCAGCGTTTTTAATTGGGTCCAGCGTTTCCGAAAAGATGGTACAGATGGACTCAAAGTCAGAACGGCAAGTCATGAATATGATGCCGATTTTAAGTTAGAAGTTTTACAATGGAAACAGAAGAATCATTCGACTTATTCACAAGCAGCAAGCTATTTTGATATCAGCAATCCGGGAACAATCGCTAATTGGCAGAGAAAATATGATGATCTTGGATATGAGGGCTTGTTTAGAAAAAATATTCAGCAGGTAATTTTAGACCGTAAAAGACTGGATGAATTGGAACATGAAAATAAATTGTTGCGGTTAGAAAATTCTTATTTGAGAAGGATAAAGATTAGTACTCAACTACCAGCGACAAATCTTAAAAGCTTTGGTAGCAGTACTTATTAG
- a CDS encoding PTS sugar transporter subunit IIA, with protein sequence MGLFNFKKNIDFYAPVSGKLTDLNKVSDEVFASGAMGKGFAVEPTDGNIYSPVKGQVSQLFPTKHAVGIQCGQMEVLVHIGIDTVDLNGKPFETLVSVGDKVDNETVLVKTDFDQIKQAKKDPMTMILITNSGDVVKDYKVVANFDSQVDHDTKVAEVKEK encoded by the coding sequence ATGGGTTTATTTAATTTTAAAAAGAATATTGATTTCTATGCTCCAGTTTCAGGTAAATTGACTGATCTTAATAAAGTGAGTGATGAAGTATTTGCCAGTGGTGCTATGGGTAAAGGCTTTGCAGTAGAACCAACTGATGGAAATATTTACAGTCCTGTAAAAGGTCAAGTCAGCCAATTGTTTCCAACGAAACATGCCGTAGGAATTCAATGTGGTCAAATGGAAGTTCTTGTTCACATTGGTATTGATACAGTCGATCTAAATGGTAAACCATTTGAAACGTTGGTAAGCGTGGGCGATAAAGTCGACAATGAAACAGTTCTAGTCAAAACCGACTTTGATCAGATAAAACAAGCTAAAAAGGATCCTATGACAATGATCCTAATCACTAATTCGGGTGATGTTGTAAAGGATTATAAAGTTGTTGCCAATTTTGATAGTCAAGTTGACCACGATACAAAAGTAGCTGAAGTAAAGGAAAAATAG
- a CDS encoding PTS transporter subunit EIIC — MSKNKGGSTAFAALQNVGKTFMLPIALLPVAGLFLGVGASFTGASFIKMYHLESILGPGTFLNRLLTIFNDCGSVIFNNLGLLFAVSVALGLAKSEKGVAALSALVGYFMMYATMTSAIVNFGELGRLKKIGGLLTNMLGFTNTMNTGVFGGIFIGLICVWLHNKYYKIKFPDAISFFGGTHFSPIAGALAGIVGGFIMAFLWPYIAMGIAGLGTLIGKAGYFGTFFYAYVYRALIPFGLHHVFYLPFWQTAVGGTAHIAGKSIVGAQNIVFAQLGAGQKISWQAARYFAFEFPVMIGGFPAAALAMYHCAKKNKRKDVKGLLLSSSLTSILTGITEPLEFTVLFASPFLFWGIHCVLFAFSAVFVSLFKIGVGFTFSGGLLDMILYGVLPGQARTNWLALIPLILFYFALYYFVFRFAILKFNLKTPGREDDEEESTLHTKQDYVAEKNSSSTSTTVDSNDNSAADDSVPAMIVNGLGGKSNISTLEACATRLRVSVKNPDIVKKGLLKSTGAVGTVIHGTGVQVIYGTKVSTIGPEVEDYLGIED, encoded by the coding sequence ATGTCAAAAAATAAAGGTGGGAGTACAGCCTTTGCCGCTTTGCAAAATGTTGGTAAGACATTTATGCTTCCAATTGCTTTGTTGCCTGTTGCTGGACTGTTTCTAGGTGTCGGTGCTTCGTTTACAGGTGCTTCATTTATTAAAATGTATCATTTGGAAAGTATTTTAGGACCGGGTACATTTTTGAATCGTTTGCTTACAATTTTCAATGATTGTGGTAGTGTCATTTTTAATAATTTAGGTCTTTTATTTGCCGTTTCAGTTGCTCTAGGATTAGCTAAGAGTGAGAAAGGTGTTGCCGCACTATCTGCATTAGTTGGCTACTTTATGATGTATGCCACGATGACTAGTGCCATTGTTAATTTTGGTGAGTTGGGACGTCTTAAGAAAATTGGCGGTCTACTTACAAATATGTTGGGCTTCACTAATACGATGAATACTGGTGTTTTTGGTGGTATTTTTATCGGTCTGATCTGTGTTTGGCTACATAATAAATACTATAAGATCAAATTCCCAGATGCTATTTCATTCTTCGGTGGAACACACTTTAGTCCTATTGCAGGGGCTTTAGCAGGTATTGTTGGTGGATTCATCATGGCTTTCTTATGGCCATACATTGCCATGGGGATTGCTGGTTTAGGTACATTGATTGGTAAAGCAGGTTACTTTGGTACATTCTTCTATGCCTATGTTTACCGTGCTTTGATTCCTTTTGGTCTACATCATGTGTTCTACTTGCCATTTTGGCAAACAGCCGTTGGTGGTACAGCTCATATTGCTGGTAAGTCAATTGTTGGTGCTCAAAATATTGTCTTTGCACAACTTGGCGCCGGACAAAAGATTTCATGGCAAGCAGCTAGATACTTTGCTTTTGAATTCCCAGTTATGATCGGTGGTTTCCCGGCTGCTGCTCTAGCTATGTATCATTGCGCTAAGAAGAATAAACGTAAGGATGTCAAAGGTTTACTACTTTCATCATCGTTAACGTCAATTCTTACAGGTATCACTGAACCACTAGAATTCACCGTTTTGTTTGCTTCACCATTCTTATTCTGGGGCATTCACTGTGTCTTGTTCGCCTTTTCTGCCGTCTTTGTTTCATTATTTAAGATTGGTGTCGGCTTCACATTCTCCGGTGGTTTGCTAGATATGATTCTTTATGGAGTTTTGCCAGGGCAAGCTCGGACTAATTGGTTAGCTTTAATACCATTAATTTTGTTCTACTTTGCTTTGTACTACTTCGTCTTTAGATTTGCTATCCTCAAATTCAATTTGAAGACACCTGGTCGTGAAGATGATGAAGAAGAATCAACTCTTCATACAAAACAAGATTATGTTGCTGAAAAGAATTCGTCTTCAACAAGTACAACTGTTGATTCAAATGATAATTCAGCTGCAGATGACAGTGTTCCAGCTATGATCGTAAATGGTCTTGGTGGTAAATCCAATATAAGTACTTTGGAAGCTTGTGCAACTAGATTACGTGTTAGTGTAAAGAATCCTGATATTGTTAAAAAAGGTCTTTTGAAATCTACCGGAGCAGTTGGAACTGTTATCCATGGGACCGGAGTTCAAGTTATCTATGGAACTAAGGTTTCGACGATTGGTCCAGAAGTAGAAGATTATTTAGGGATAGAGGATTAA
- a CDS encoding NAD-dependent epimerase/dehydratase family protein, with amino-acid sequence MAKKVVILGANGFAGGEFAQQFLEDGYEVTSISRTGEPLGNQAWLKNVDWKIGNALSKGFWTQYLKGADVVVDTIGEYRENQNENLTFEKVNYQSALNIADAAEENNVPVFVYMSADEIPNANKRYIQTKRDAEDNLNKRKFRTVIVRPATMVTDDDVVDSDEPHRSLPVSMVVLAAIDAVDSAKENVTLGVEDIDK; translated from the coding sequence ATGGCAAAAAAAGTAGTTATTTTAGGAGCAAATGGATTTGCTGGAGGCGAATTTGCTCAACAATTTCTTGAAGATGGTTATGAAGTAACTAGTATTTCTAGAACAGGAGAACCTTTAGGAAATCAAGCTTGGCTCAAAAATGTTGATTGGAAAATTGGTAATGCACTCTCTAAGGGATTTTGGACACAATATCTTAAGGGAGCCGATGTTGTGGTTGATACTATTGGTGAATATCGGGAAAATCAAAATGAAAATTTAACTTTTGAAAAAGTCAATTATCAAAGTGCTTTGAATATTGCTGACGCAGCCGAAGAAAATAACGTTCCAGTCTTCGTATATATGTCAGCCGACGAGATACCTAACGCTAATAAGCGTTATATCCAAACTAAGCGTGATGCTGAGGATAATTTGAATAAACGGAAATTTAGAACAGTTATTGTTAGACCCGCCACAATGGTTACAGATGACGATGTAGTAGATAGCGATGAACCACACAGAAGTTTACCTGTCAGCATGGTAGTTCTGGCTGCAATTGATGCTGTTGATAGCGCTAAGGAAAATGTTACTCTAGGCGTCGAAGACATTGATAAATAG
- a CDS encoding DMT family transporter — MNLKSFFYILIPTFLFSSMEIALKIAGGQFNPIELNFIRFLIGGLALLPFTIHYLKKNNVSLTKSDFGRIALTGFVIVVLSMTLYQLSIGMTTASVIAIMLSANPIFGLIIGFIFLREKLSRTNVLALILTLVGLLIIINPLHLSGAMGIMLGLLSSIIFGIYGVMSRVNGNKIGLNGLSMTCLAFLFGSGELGILMGLSHLPIAQRIPSGYSEFINIPFFKGISLQTLPLILYISVLVTGVAFGLYFVSMEKVGILQASLIFLVKPALAPVLSLIILGEAMKANTIVGIVVILLGSLVTLMGEKIAYRVMAIFRRNNPEAHQDVDELAKVKDELENGELAKRGRATEEAVRESIEKKRQSHELPSEN; from the coding sequence TTGAATTTAAAGAGTTTCTTTTATATATTGATACCGACATTTCTATTCAGTTCCATGGAAATTGCTCTCAAGATTGCTGGAGGACAGTTTAACCCCATAGAATTGAACTTTATCAGATTCTTAATTGGTGGTTTGGCTTTGTTGCCATTTACAATTCACTATTTGAAAAAGAATAATGTCAGTTTGACAAAATCTGATTTTGGAAGAATTGCTCTAACAGGTTTTGTCATCGTCGTCTTAAGTATGACGTTGTATCAATTGTCGATCGGTATGACTACAGCATCAGTTATTGCGATTATGTTAAGTGCCAATCCTATCTTTGGTTTGATTATTGGTTTCATATTCTTAAGAGAAAAATTATCAAGAACTAACGTGTTAGCTTTGATCTTGACATTAGTTGGTTTGTTGATCATTATTAATCCACTTCATTTGAGTGGAGCTATGGGTATTATGCTTGGTTTGTTGTCATCAATTATCTTTGGTATTTACGGCGTTATGTCACGTGTCAATGGTAATAAAATTGGTTTAAATGGACTTTCAATGACTTGTCTAGCATTTTTGTTCGGTTCTGGAGAATTGGGCATTTTGATGGGATTGAGCCATTTACCAATCGCTCAAAGAATCCCAAGCGGCTATTCTGAATTTATTAACATTCCCTTCTTTAAGGGAATTAGCTTACAAACTTTGCCATTGATTCTTTATATATCAGTCTTAGTTACTGGTGTAGCATTTGGTTTGTATTTCGTTTCAATGGAAAAAGTTGGTATTTTACAAGCTTCACTGATCTTCTTAGTTAAACCTGCACTTGCTCCAGTTTTGTCATTAATTATTCTTGGAGAAGCTATGAAAGCTAATACAATTGTTGGTATCGTAGTAATTCTCCTTGGTTCATTAGTAACATTGATGGGTGAAAAAATTGCTTATCGTGTTATGGCAATCTTTAGACGAAATAATCCTGAGGCACATCAAGATGTTGATGAGTTAGCCAAAGTAAAAGATGAACTCGAGAATGGCGAATTAGCTAAACGTGGTCGTGCAACCGAAGAAGCGGTTCGTGAATCAATTGAAAAGAAACGTCAATCACACGAATTGCCATCAGAAAATTAA
- a CDS encoding LTA synthase family protein, with product MGSFYTAKREGSINNFILTKAGYADFDSNINWSANSNGPMITFLANMHIDVMNKPKDYSQATMKQIVTKYRNDAKKINQTRPNANLSKQTLIFILSESFANPKRVPNIKLNQEAAPNIEQIKKENTSGLMMSSGYGGGTANMEYMTLTGLAYNQFSKSLNSPFTQLVVKQDHPINLANSFKTTTAIHPYYGNFYDRKTVYQRFGIQKFRNINEKGALGLRYTSTADGGQYISDESAYNDALWQINQTKKGQFINLVTMQNHMPYTTNYAGNQFQATGKGAGKNLQQVSNYAKGLNMTDSFTKNFLNQIDKLNKPITIVWYGDHLPGIYDGNKMSKYNVVQHETDYFVYSNKYALKHNYGTKKLSDSTKITDPNGFIPLALKQMKQKVTPYYALLTRVQEDLPAMARNSVGTNESLYVNEKGQQVSANELSKKQREILHDYRLVQYDLTAGKGYSKATINK from the coding sequence TTGGGTAGCTTTTATACGGCTAAACGTGAGGGCTCAATCAACAATTTTATTTTGACTAAAGCTGGGTATGCTGACTTTGATTCTAATATCAATTGGTCAGCTAATAGTAATGGTCCAATGATCACTTTTTTGGCTAATATGCATATCGACGTTATGAATAAACCTAAAGATTATAGTCAGGCAACTATGAAACAAATCGTTACAAAATATCGTAACGATGCCAAAAAAATTAATCAAACACGTCCTAATGCTAATTTGAGCAAGCAAACTTTAATTTTTATTTTGAGTGAAAGTTTTGCCAACCCTAAAAGAGTGCCAAATATTAAATTAAATCAAGAAGCCGCTCCAAATATTGAACAGATAAAAAAAGAAAATACTTCTGGCTTGATGATGAGTTCTGGTTACGGTGGCGGAACTGCCAATATGGAGTACATGACTTTGACAGGATTAGCTTATAATCAATTTTCAAAATCGTTGAATTCACCGTTTACACAGCTAGTGGTCAAACAAGATCATCCAATAAATCTTGCTAACAGTTTCAAAACAACTACAGCAATTCATCCCTATTATGGAAATTTCTATGATCGGAAGACAGTTTATCAAAGATTTGGCATACAAAAATTTCGTAATATTAATGAAAAAGGAGCCTTAGGCTTGAGGTATACTTCTACGGCTGACGGTGGTCAATATATTAGTGACGAGTCAGCTTATAACGACGCTTTATGGCAGATAAACCAAACTAAAAAAGGTCAATTTATTAACCTTGTAACGATGCAAAATCATATGCCATACACGACTAACTATGCTGGCAATCAATTTCAAGCTACTGGTAAAGGGGCAGGAAAGAATCTCCAGCAAGTTTCAAACTACGCCAAGGGCTTAAATATGACGGATAGTTTTACCAAGAATTTTCTAAATCAAATTGATAAATTGAATAAGCCAATAACAATTGTTTGGTATGGAGATCATCTTCCAGGAATTTATGATGGCAATAAGATGTCTAAGTATAATGTTGTACAACATGAGACAGATTACTTTGTCTACAGCAACAAGTATGCTCTGAAACATAATTATGGAACAAAGAAACTTTCAGATTCTACGAAGATCACGGATCCAAACGGATTTATTCCGTTAGCTTTGAAACAGATGAAACAAAAGGTAACACCATATTATGCACTGTTAACTCGAGTTCAAGAAGATTTACCGGCGATGGCTCGAAATAGTGTGGGTACAAATGAAAGTCTTTATGTTAATGAGAAGGGGCAACAAGTGTCTGCTAATGAATTGTCGAAAAAGCAAAGAGAAATCTTACATGATTATCGCTTAGTCCAATATGATCTGACTGCAGGTAAAGGTTATTCCAAGGCAACAATTAATAAGTAG
- a CDS encoding LTA synthase family protein, with amino-acid sequence MRRKFNFIGLVQFIFMILSAFVVGFILNFAQTNDLIFSKQIVFQSNVNTYLLTVLILFLIYLGLYGLFNRFFVSSAIFFVFFAIYAVADYLKVKSRSEPILPSDLVMLKNTKGLLGMVTPKIMTIVGIFLVVIIVVFVLLEKFFGKKMLHFNYITRIVFVALVAICIGSFYKANDADSVTYKILTKAGYTNYASNVNQSANSNGPMLTFLGNMHVDVMDKPEGYSKEKMESIVKKYQGVAKSINRKRSNKNLSKQTLIFVLSESFADPARVPNIKLNKDPIPNIHNIKSKTTSGLMMSSGYGGGTANMEYMSLTGLAMNQFSDSLQSPYTQLVSKQDNPLNITNSFKTSAAIHPFHGNFYNRSTVYEKFGIKTFRNIDTTGSLKLKYADTLPEMEYVSDESAYKDTLWQINQKKGGQFINLVTMQNHMPYTNNYTNNPYKVTGSGVSDKSRSQVENFSRSINYTDDSTKEFLDELDKIDKPITLVWYGDHLPGIYDGNNIYQYNVQEHETDYFIYSNKYAREHDEGTTKLNSNTQVTDPNGFIPLALEQMDQKVTPYYALLTQVQQKVPAMAKNIDEGTNSLYVNKKSQTVSKLTKKQQKIMSDYQLVQYDLTVGKGYIRKTINK; translated from the coding sequence ATGAGAAGAAAATTTAATTTCATAGGTTTAGTACAATTTATTTTTATGATTTTATCAGCTTTTGTAGTCGGCTTTATTTTGAATTTTGCCCAAACAAATGATTTGATATTTTCTAAGCAAATAGTATTCCAATCCAACGTTAATACCTATTTGTTAACCGTTTTAATATTATTTTTAATATATTTAGGCTTGTATGGCTTATTTAACCGTTTCTTCGTCTCTTCTGCCATTTTCTTTGTCTTCTTTGCTATTTACGCAGTTGCAGATTATTTAAAGGTAAAATCCCGTTCTGAGCCCATTCTTCCAAGTGATCTAGTCATGTTGAAGAACACTAAGGGCCTTTTGGGAATGGTTACGCCTAAGATTATGACTATCGTTGGTATCTTTTTAGTCGTGATTATTGTTGTGTTCGTCTTACTAGAAAAGTTTTTTGGTAAGAAAATGCTGCATTTTAATTACATCACAAGAATAGTATTTGTAGCTTTAGTAGCTATTTGTATTGGTAGTTTCTATAAAGCTAACGATGCTGATTCAGTAACTTATAAAATCTTGACTAAGGCCGGTTATACTAACTATGCATCTAATGTCAATCAGTCGGCTAATAGTAATGGTCCAATGTTAACGTTCTTGGGTAACATGCACGTTGATGTAATGGATAAACCCGAAGGTTACAGTAAAGAAAAGATGGAAAGCATAGTCAAAAAGTATCAAGGCGTTGCGAAAAGTATTAATAGAAAGCGCTCTAATAAAAATTTAAGCAAACAAACTTTAATATTTGTCTTAAGTGAAAGTTTTGCTGACCCTGCTCGTGTTCCCAATATTAAATTGAATAAAGATCCAATACCTAATATTCACAATATTAAATCAAAGACAACATCAGGCTTGATGATGAGTTCTGGTTACGGTGGCGGGACAGCGAACATGGAATATATGAGTTTAACAGGACTGGCTATGAACCAGTTCTCTGATTCACTGCAATCGCCATATACTCAGTTAGTCAGCAAGCAAGATAATCCACTTAACATAACTAACAGCTTTAAGACTAGTGCTGCGATTCATCCATTCCATGGTAATTTTTATAATCGTAGTACAGTGTATGAAAAATTTGGTATCAAGACGTTTAGAAATATTGATACCACAGGGTCATTAAAATTGAAATACGCTGATACGTTGCCTGAAATGGAATATGTCAGTGATGAATCAGCCTATAAAGATACTCTCTGGCAAATTAATCAGAAAAAAGGTGGTCAATTCATCAATTTAGTTACGATGCAAAACCACATGCCATATACCAATAATTATACAAATAATCCTTATAAGGTAACTGGTTCTGGTGTCAGTGATAAATCTCGCTCTCAAGTGGAGAATTTCTCACGTAGTATTAACTATACCGATGATTCAACTAAGGAATTTCTTGATGAATTAGATAAGATTGATAAACCAATTACTTTAGTTTGGTATGGCGATCACTTACCAGGTATTTATGACGGTAATAATATTTATCAATACAATGTGCAAGAACATGAAACAGATTACTTCATTTACAGTAATAAGTATGCTCGAGAGCACGATGAAGGAACGACTAAGTTGAACAGCAATACACAAGTGACTGACCCTAATGGATTCATTCCACTAGCATTGGAGCAGATGGATCAAAAAGTTACGCCATATTATGCATTGTTGACACAAGTTCAGCAAAAAGTTCCAGCTATGGCTAAGAATATTGATGAGGGAACCAATAGTCTCTATGTCAATAAGAAGAGTCAGACAGTCTCTAAATTAACTAAGAAACAACAAAAAATTATGTCCGATTATCAATTAGTTCAATACGATTTGACCGTTGGAAAAGGTTATATCCGTAAGACTATTAATAAGTAA
- a CDS encoding NAD(P)H-dependent oxidoreductase produces MKTIIYAHPNASSFNHEILNRLSNHLSRNDEEYQIIDLYEDGFDPVLSAKDLATYSQGKTHDPLVKKYQRQILNSSELIFIFPIWWHNMPAMLKGFFDKVMLSGFAYDETAEWKGLLTNIERAVVITTSATTKDYLVNNCGDPIQNVFIKRTLVDVGLNPKETRWIHVGKVNQISADERQKFLNNFIKQYENKIKM; encoded by the coding sequence ATGAAAACAATTATTTATGCTCATCCAAACGCTAGCAGTTTCAATCATGAGATCCTAAATAGATTGTCGAATCATCTTTCCAGAAATGATGAAGAGTATCAGATAATCGATTTGTATGAGGATGGCTTTGACCCAGTTCTTTCTGCAAAAGATTTGGCAACTTATAGCCAGGGGAAAACTCATGATCCATTAGTGAAAAAGTATCAGCGCCAAATTCTCAATTCGAGTGAACTGATTTTTATCTTTCCCATTTGGTGGCACAATATGCCAGCAATGTTAAAAGGTTTCTTTGATAAAGTAATGCTAAGTGGTTTTGCTTACGACGAAACTGCTGAATGGAAAGGGTTGTTGACTAATATTGAAAGAGCAGTCGTTATAACGACCTCAGCTACAACTAAAGATTATCTAGTCAATAATTGCGGCGACCCTATCCAAAACGTTTTTATTAAACGTACTCTAGTTGATGTTGGATTGAATCCTAAAGAAACTCGTTGGATACATGTTGGAAAAGTTAACCAAATCAGTGCCGATGAACGTCAGAAGTTTTTAAACAATTTTATAAAACAATATGAAAATAAAATTAAAATGTAA
- a CDS encoding YitT family protein: MKFVKNYYKSIFAALFYGITSALGIQLLLQPAKLYTAGVTGAAQLIVNLLNEFSHMSTPVYFWYALLNLPLVILAWFKLGKKFTILSIISIVSASFFILVIPLHPITNDPLLSSVFGGILSGAGIGLCFRYGFSTGGTDIIALIVQRSTGRTVGQVSFAVNAVIITIAGFTFGWELALYTIISIYITNMVVDKMYIQQQKITVTVYTHKIDQISQQLLKSLNRGLTLDYHLKGAYSGEEIGSITMVLTKFQLFFAKKIILDVDPEAFINIQPTMSIAGKFNDN, from the coding sequence ATGAAATTTGTGAAAAATTATTATAAAAGTATTTTTGCGGCTCTTTTTTATGGAATTACCTCGGCTTTAGGAATCCAATTGTTGTTACAACCAGCAAAACTTTATACTGCAGGTGTAACTGGTGCTGCTCAGTTAATTGTTAACTTGTTGAATGAGTTTTCACATATGAGTACGCCAGTTTATTTTTGGTATGCTTTGTTAAACCTGCCGTTGGTTATTTTGGCTTGGTTTAAATTGGGTAAAAAATTTACGATCTTGTCGATTATTTCAATCGTGTCGGCTTCGTTCTTTATCTTGGTAATTCCACTCCATCCGATAACAAATGATCCATTACTTTCATCTGTATTTGGTGGCATTCTATCAGGTGCTGGAATTGGACTCTGCTTCCGTTATGGTTTTTCAACTGGAGGAACTGATATTATTGCATTGATTGTTCAAAGAAGTACTGGTCGGACTGTCGGTCAGGTCAGTTTTGCGGTGAATGCAGTAATCATTACAATTGCTGGTTTTACTTTTGGTTGGGAATTGGCTTTGTATACAATTATTTCAATTTATATTACAAATATGGTAGTCGACAAGATGTATATTCAACAACAAAAAATTACTGTTACAGTTTATACACATAAGATTGATCAGATCTCTCAACAATTGCTTAAGTCACTCAATCGTGGATTAACGCTTGATTATCACTTAAAGGGCGCCTATTCAGGTGAAGAAATTGGTTCTATTACGATGGTTTTGACGAAATTTCAATTGTTCTTTGCTAAAAAGATCATTCTTGATGTAGATCCTGAAGCATTTATTAATATTCAACCTACAATGTCGATTGCCGGTAAATTCAATGATAATTAA
- a CDS encoding NAD(P)-dependent oxidoreductase: MQKIGFIGTGVMGSGIINNLLNANYNVDIYTRTKSKAEPLIAKGAKWFADPKDVAESADIIFTMVGFPQDVEDVYFKDNGIFSGLGKGKIIVDMTTSTPTLAKKIGEKAEKVGVETLDAPVSGGDVGAREGNLTIMVGGSKKAYQELQPIFKIIGKTNHYFGTYGAGQHAKMANQIMIAGTMTGLTEMFVYAKAAGLDLQSVLETVEGGGGDNWSLENYGPRILKGDFKPGFYSKHFLKDLRVALDESEKMHLNLPATAQAKKLYEKLVDEKDLGNDGTQALIKLW; encoded by the coding sequence ATGCAAAAAATTGGTTTCATTGGTACTGGTGTTATGGGTAGCGGTATTATAAACAATCTATTAAACGCCAATTATAATGTTGATATTTATACAAGAACAAAATCCAAGGCAGAACCATTGATTGCTAAGGGAGCTAAATGGTTCGCCGATCCCAAAGATGTGGCTGAAAGTGCCGATATTATTTTTACCATGGTTGGATTTCCACAAGATGTCGAAGATGTTTATTTCAAGGACAATGGTATTTTTTCTGGCCTAGGCAAGGGTAAAATCATCGTCGACATGACAACTAGCACCCCCACTCTAGCTAAAAAAATTGGTGAAAAAGCTGAAAAAGTCGGCGTAGAAACTTTAGATGCCCCAGTTTCCGGTGGAGACGTCGGAGCCCGTGAAGGTAATTTAACTATCATGGTCGGAGGTTCAAAAAAAGCCTACCAAGAACTACAACCAATCTTTAAAATTATCGGCAAGACCAATCACTACTTCGGAACATACGGTGCCGGTCAACATGCTAAAATGGCTAACCAAATAATGATTGCTGGGACAATGACCGGCTTAACAGAAATGTTCGTTTACGCCAAAGCCGCTGGACTAGATCTACAATCCGTTTTGGAAACCGTCGAAGGTGGCGGTGGAGACAACTGGAGCCTAGAAAATTATGGACCAAGAATCCTAAAAGGCGACTTCAAACCAGGATTTTATTCAAAACATTTCCTAAAAGATTTAAGAGTTGCCTTAGACGAAAGCGAAAAAATGCACCTCAATTTGCCCGCAACCGCTCAGGCTAAAAAGTTATACGAAAAATTAGTCGACGAAAAGGACTTAGGAAACGACGGAACACAAGCCTTAATTAAACTTTGGTAG